In the genome of Desulfofarcimen acetoxidans DSM 771, one region contains:
- the rnpA gene encoding ribonuclease P protein component — protein MANFITLRKNSEYKKVYVTGRSVANRFFVIFAITNSLNNSRFGFSVGKKIGKAVLRNRIRRLLKEICRLNNDIFPVGYDFVILARKDVVTLNFDQMKNHLAKLVLKLSK, from the coding sequence ATGGCCAATTTTATTACTTTAAGAAAAAATTCTGAATATAAAAAAGTCTATGTGACGGGTAGATCTGTTGCCAATAGATTTTTTGTAATATTCGCAATAACAAATTCATTAAACAACAGCAGGTTTGGTTTCTCAGTTGGAAAAAAGATTGGTAAGGCTGTTCTGAGAAACAGAATTCGCAGATTATTAAAGGAGATTTGTCGATTAAATAATGATATTTTTCCTGTTGGTTATGATTTTGTTATATTAGCCAGGAAAGATGTGGTTACTCTAAATTTTGACCAAATGAAAAACCATCTTGCTAAATTAGTATTAAAATTAAGCAAATAA
- the rpmH gene encoding 50S ribosomal protein L34, whose amino-acid sequence MKRTYQPNKSKRSKVHGFLSRMSTKSGRNVLKNRRLKGRKRLSA is encoded by the coding sequence ATGAAAAGAACTTATCAGCCTAATAAAAGTAAACGCAGTAAGGTACACGGTTTCCTTAGCCGTATGTCTACTAAATCAGGTAGAAACGTGTTAAAAAATAGACGACTTAAGGGAAGGAAAAGATTGTCTGCTTAA